A genomic window from Megalobrama amblycephala isolate DHTTF-2021 linkage group LG2, ASM1881202v1, whole genome shotgun sequence includes:
- the mrasb gene encoding ras-related protein M-Ras — MATSVVPGDNLPTYKLVVVGDGGVGKSALTIQFFQKIFVPDYDPTIEDSYLKHTEIDGQWAILDVLDTAGQEEFSAMREQYMRTGDGFLIVFSVTDKASFEHVDRFHQLILRVKDRESFPMVLVANKVDLVHLRKITSEQGREMASKHSITYIETSAKDPPMNVDKAFHELVRVIRQQIPERGLKKKRKAKWRADRPSGSQRLHCVLL, encoded by the exons ATGGCAACCAGCGTGGTTCCCGGGGACAACCTGCCCACATATAAGCTGGTTGTGGTGGGAGACGGAGGCGTGGGGAAAAGCGCTCTCACCATACAATTCTTCCAGAAGATCTTCGTCCCTGACTACGACCCCACCATTGAGGACTCGTACCTCAAACACACCGAGATCGATGGACAATGGGCTATTTTGGATG tttTGGACACGGCCGGGCAGGAGGAGTTCAGTGCCATGAGGGAGCAGTACATGAGGACCGGAGACGGATTTCTCATCGTCttctcagtcactgataaagcCAGTTTTGAACACGTGGACCGTTTCCACCAGCTTATTCTGAGAGTGAAGGACAG GGAGTCGTTTCCCATGGTTCTGGTGGCAAATAAAGTTGACCTGGTGCATTTACGCAAGATCACTAGTGAGCAGGGACGAGAGATGGCCTCCAAACACAGC ATCACGTATATTGAGACGAGTGCAAAGGATCCGCCCATGAATGTAGACAAAGCCTTTCACGAGCTCGTCAGAGTAATACG TCAGCAGATCCCAGAACGGGGTCTGAAGAAGAAAAGGAAAGCCAAATGGCGGGCGGACAGACCTTCGGGTTCCCAGAGGCTGCACTGCGTCTTACTGTGA